One Campylobacter lari DNA segment encodes these proteins:
- a CDS encoding DASS family sodium-coupled anion symporter: MSSNTKTLIVIADLVLFIALLYFSPFGETKVNQGLSLLIFIAVLWLSEALHVTITAILVPVLAAILGLLPTAKALTGFADSNIFLFFGGFALAAAMHHQKLDKLIAHKILTLAKGHLGLSSLYIFITTAFLSMWMSNTATAAMMLPLAIGMLASLDPQKDRNTYVFILLGIAFSASIGGIGTIVGTPPNAIVATQLHISFAQWLKYGIPIVLIFLPAMILILYFMFKPKFNLQVDLHTENIELTRPRIITLIIFLVVALSWIFSGNIGPIITSIFGHKIANLDAIIALLAAVLVCAFKVIDWKNIQKNTDWGVLMLFGGGITLSVVLKDSGASKVMADTIISFIENGHLFVIGLIVAFFIVFLTEFTSNTASAALLVPLFISIADTLGVPALGLALIIAIGASCAFMLPVATPPNAIVFGTGHIKQQEMVKVGIILNIFCSIALAVIAYFFWL; the protein is encoded by the coding sequence ATGAGTTCAAATACAAAAACACTCATAGTCATTGCTGATTTGGTGTTATTTATCGCTTTGCTTTACTTTTCCCCTTTTGGTGAAACCAAAGTGAATCAAGGCTTATCTTTATTAATCTTTATCGCCGTTTTATGGCTTAGCGAGGCTTTACATGTTACTATTACAGCTATTTTAGTACCTGTTTTAGCAGCAATTTTAGGATTATTGCCTACTGCTAAAGCTTTAACTGGTTTTGCTGATTCAAATATCTTTTTATTTTTTGGTGGTTTTGCTCTAGCAGCAGCTATGCATCATCAAAAATTAGATAAACTGATCGCACATAAAATTTTAACCCTAGCAAAAGGACATTTAGGTTTATCAAGTTTATATATTTTTATTACAACTGCATTTTTGTCTATGTGGATGAGTAATACTGCAACCGCAGCCATGATGCTTCCACTTGCCATAGGTATGCTAGCTTCACTTGATCCGCAAAAAGATAGAAATACTTATGTTTTTATCCTTTTAGGTATAGCTTTTAGTGCAAGTATAGGTGGTATAGGCACTATAGTAGGAACCCCGCCAAATGCTATTGTTGCTACCCAATTACACATTAGTTTTGCACAGTGGTTAAAATATGGTATTCCTATTGTTTTAATCTTCTTACCTGCAATGATTTTAATTTTGTATTTTATGTTCAAACCTAAATTTAATCTACAAGTTGATTTACACACTGAAAATATAGAACTTACAAGACCTAGAATCATCACTTTAATAATCTTTTTAGTGGTTGCTCTATCTTGGATTTTTAGTGGCAATATAGGTCCTATCATTACAAGCATTTTTGGACATAAAATAGCAAATCTTGATGCGATTATCGCCCTACTTGCGGCTGTTTTAGTATGTGCTTTTAAGGTAATTGATTGGAAGAATATACAAAAAAATACCGATTGGGGTGTATTAATGCTCTTTGGTGGAGGTATTACTCTAAGTGTAGTACTAAAAGATTCAGGTGCTAGCAAAGTTATGGCTGATACTATTATTTCATTTATAGAAAATGGACATTTATTTGTTATAGGTTTAATCGTAGCCTTTTTTATAGTATTTTTAACAGAATTTACCTCAAACACCGCTTCAGCAGCCTTGCTTGTGCCTTTATTTATCTCTATAGCAGATACTTTAGGTGTTCCTGCTTTAGGACTTGCTTTAATCATTGCCATCGGTGCTTCTTGTGCTTTCATGCTACCAGTTGCTACACCACCAAATGCTATAGTTTTTGGTACAGGACATATTAAACAACAAGAAATGGTAAAAGTTGGTATTATATTAAACATCTTTTGCTCAATCGCACTTGCGGTGATTGCATATTTCTTCTGGCTATAA